In one window of Gossypium arboreum isolate Shixiya-1 chromosome 4, ASM2569848v2, whole genome shotgun sequence DNA:
- the LOC108481420 gene encoding uncharacterized protein LOC108481420 has translation MAPYETLYGYRCRTSSCWTELSEWRVLDPELVSTIEDKVRLIRDRQKAASDKQKYYADLKWKEIEFSMGDLVFLKVLPWKKTNEVEFRPDLTLEEEPVQIIDRAVKVLRGKTVPLVKGVIYDIGGSVLKGYKPILAGNP, from the exons atggcaccttacgagacaTTATATGGTTATAGGTGTCGTACTtcttcatgttggactgagttgagtGAGTGGCGTGTTCTGGATCCGGAGCTAGTATCTACTATCGAGGATAAGGTCAGATTGATTCGGGATCGACAAAAGGCAGCATCAGACAAACAAAAGTATTATGCAGATCTAAAGTGGAAGGAGATCGAGTTTTCAATGGGGGACTTGGTGTTTCTCAAGGTCctgccatggaagaag ACTAATGAGGTTGAGTttaggccagatctgaccttggaggaggagccagttcagattaTAGACCGTGCTGTAAAAGTTCTGAGGGGAAAGACTGTGCCACTGGTTAAG GGTGtgatatatgatattggaggaagtgtactgaaaggctataagcctatactGGCAG